The following proteins are co-located in the Komagataeibacter sp. FNDCF1 genome:
- a CDS encoding dienelactone hydrolase family protein encodes MIIHTHETSDIPTQSGMMRMHVFRPAVEGRFPGIVLFSEIYQVTAPIRRLAVMMAGQGHVVSVPEVYHEYEPAGTVLAYDGPGTDRGNFLKFEKPLQGYDGDARAALDWLAGYPQCNGALATMGVCLGGHLAFRAALDPRVRAAVCFYATDIHSHTLGQGRNDDTLARVVELKGEALMVWGRQDPHVPFAGRQMIREAMEKAGCTYEWHEFNAQHAFLRDEGHRFDPALFLTCMDMVRSFLGRVLHVSA; translated from the coding sequence ATGATCATCCATACGCACGAGACGTCCGATATCCCAACGCAGTCCGGCATGATGCGGATGCATGTCTTCCGTCCGGCGGTGGAGGGACGCTTTCCCGGGATCGTACTCTTTTCCGAGATATATCAGGTGACGGCCCCCATCCGCCGACTTGCGGTCATGATGGCGGGGCAGGGTCATGTGGTCAGCGTGCCCGAGGTCTACCACGAATACGAACCCGCAGGCACCGTACTGGCCTATGACGGGCCTGGCACGGACCGGGGCAATTTCCTGAAATTCGAAAAGCCGCTGCAGGGCTATGATGGCGATGCCCGCGCGGCGCTGGACTGGCTGGCGGGCTACCCGCAGTGTAATGGCGCGCTGGCGACGATGGGGGTGTGCCTGGGTGGGCATCTGGCGTTCCGCGCGGCGCTTGACCCGCGCGTCCGGGCCGCGGTCTGTTTCTATGCCACCGATATCCACTCCCACACGCTGGGGCAGGGCAGGAACGACGACACGCTGGCCCGCGTGGTGGAGCTGAAGGGCGAAGCGCTGATGGTATGGGGCCGGCAGGATCCGCATGTGCCCTTTGCGGGGCGGCAGATGATCCGCGAGGCGATGGAAAAGGCCGGCTGCACCTATGAATGGCATGAATTCAATGCCCAGCACGCCTTCCTGCGTGATGAAGGGCATCGGTTCGACCCGGCGCTTTTCCTGACATGCATGGACATGGTCCGCAGCTTTCTGGGCCGTGTCCTGCACGTCAGCGCGTAA
- a CDS encoding gluconate:H+ symporter: MSSLFALSLATLAIVSVVVLIARFRINPFIVLFAVSLALALGAGMPPQKAIASFEAGAGRVLGHVATVIALGTMLGKMLAESGGADRIALTITGLAGKKRVSWAMMVIGLLVGLPVFFEVGFVLLIPLAFTLARRTSTPLLLLALPMGAALSVTHAMIPPHPATLLALSAYHADIGRTILWGIVIGTPVAAIAGPLYARFIAGRIGPVQPSALEAQFVHDDVPRSMPGFAITVLTILSPVVLMLLGSMANVVTNPQTPLNNALHFIGNTDIALALATLLSFQVFGTARGFSRETILKFTNDCLAPTALIMLLVGAGGGFGQELVDSGVSTAITDLAVGAHVPLLVLAWLLAVVVRVATGSATVAMSTAAGIVGPILLRTHGASPELMVIVTGAGSVALGPLNDAGFWQIKEYLGLSVGQTIKTWSVIETLIAVLGLGFALLASPFVR; this comes from the coding sequence ATGTCATCCCTGTTTGCCCTCTCCCTTGCCACGCTGGCGATCGTATCGGTCGTGGTGCTGATCGCCCGTTTCCGGATCAATCCGTTCATCGTGCTGTTCGCGGTGTCTCTTGCGCTTGCGCTGGGGGCTGGCATGCCACCGCAGAAAGCCATTGCCTCATTCGAGGCGGGCGCGGGCCGGGTGCTGGGTCATGTGGCCACCGTCATCGCGCTGGGCACCATGCTGGGCAAGATGCTGGCGGAATCGGGCGGGGCGGACCGGATTGCGCTGACCATTACCGGCCTGGCGGGCAAGAAGCGCGTCAGCTGGGCCATGATGGTGATCGGGCTGCTGGTGGGGCTGCCGGTTTTCTTCGAGGTCGGGTTCGTTCTGCTCATCCCGCTGGCATTCACGCTGGCGCGGCGCACCAGTACCCCCCTGCTGCTTCTGGCGCTGCCCATGGGGGCGGCGCTGTCCGTCACGCATGCCATGATCCCGCCGCATCCGGCCACCCTGCTCGCGCTTTCGGCCTATCATGCCGATATCGGGCGCACGATCCTGTGGGGCATCGTGATCGGGACGCCGGTGGCGGCCATTGCCGGGCCGCTTTACGCGCGCTTTATCGCAGGCCGGATCGGGCCGGTGCAGCCATCAGCGCTGGAGGCGCAGTTCGTCCACGACGACGTGCCGCGCAGCATGCCCGGCTTTGCCATTACCGTCCTGACCATCCTGTCCCCCGTGGTACTGATGCTGCTGGGTTCCATGGCGAATGTCGTGACAAACCCGCAGACACCGCTGAACAATGCGCTGCACTTCATCGGCAATACCGATATCGCGCTGGCGCTGGCCACCCTGCTGTCATTTCAGGTTTTTGGCACGGCGCGTGGTTTCAGCCGGGAGACAATTCTCAAATTCACCAATGACTGCCTGGCCCCTACCGCGCTGATCATGCTGCTGGTTGGCGCGGGTGGCGGCTTCGGGCAGGAACTGGTCGATAGTGGTGTGTCGACCGCCATCACCGATCTGGCCGTGGGGGCACATGTGCCGCTGCTGGTACTGGCCTGGCTGCTGGCGGTCGTGGTGCGGGTGGCCACCGGGTCGGCCACCGTGGCCATGAGCACGGCGGCAGGCATTGTGGGGCCGATCCTGCTCCGTACGCATGGGGCCTCACCCGAACTGATGGTGATTGTTACAGGCGCGGGCTCCGTAGCACTCGGCCCGCTCAATGATGCAGGCTTCTGGCAGATCAAGGAATATCTTGGCCTGTCGGTCGGCCAGACCATCAAGACATGGTCGGTTATCGAGACACTGATTGCCGTGCTGGGGCTGGGCTTTGCGCTTCTGGCATCACCGTTTGTGCGATAA
- the der gene encoding ribosome biogenesis GTPase Der, with translation MSSSFPSAPVDALPVVVIAGRPNVGKSTIFNRLVGRRQALVADTPGVTRDRKEGQATVRGRNIRIIDTAGLEEAAPDTLYGRMRASSESAVAHADLVLFCIDARSGITPADQHFANWLRRQGRPVLLIANKAEGRQGAAAAMEAYSLGLGAPLAISAEHGEGVADLMAEIVDRLPPTDAPPVQKNTRRLRREQAEAAEGEEEDVRPPGPLRLAIVGRPNAGKSTLLNRLLGEERMITGPEPGLTRDSIAVMLSDDEGPIQLVDTAGLRRKARIDETLEKMSVSASIEALKMAEVVILVLDATLGVHEQDLQIARLIEREGRCCVLALNKWDAVEDRAGTRQAIKDRIEMSLAQMRGIPVVAFSAMTGAGINKLLPTVRRAYEVWNRRVATGALNRWFEMMIERHPPPLVDGRRLKLRYITQAKSRPPTFIVFGTRTDQLPEDYQRYLVNGLRETFDLPGTPIRLLLRASSNPYAKS, from the coding sequence GTGAGTTCATCTTTTCCATCCGCGCCAGTGGATGCGCTGCCGGTTGTCGTGATCGCAGGCAGGCCGAATGTCGGCAAGTCGACCATTTTCAACCGGCTGGTTGGCCGCAGGCAGGCGCTTGTAGCCGATACGCCGGGTGTCACCCGCGACCGCAAGGAAGGGCAGGCGACTGTCCGTGGGCGCAACATCCGCATCATCGACACGGCAGGGCTGGAGGAAGCAGCCCCCGATACGCTGTACGGACGGATGCGGGCTTCCTCCGAATCGGCGGTGGCGCATGCGGATCTTGTCCTGTTCTGCATTGACGCGCGCAGCGGCATCACGCCCGCCGACCAGCATTTCGCCAACTGGCTGCGCAGGCAGGGTCGCCCGGTCCTGCTGATCGCCAACAAGGCGGAGGGCAGGCAGGGCGCTGCGGCTGCGATGGAGGCGTACTCGCTGGGGCTTGGCGCGCCGCTCGCCATCTCGGCCGAGCATGGGGAAGGCGTTGCCGACCTGATGGCCGAGATCGTGGACCGCCTGCCGCCCACCGACGCGCCGCCGGTACAGAAGAACACCCGCCGCCTGCGCCGTGAGCAGGCCGAGGCAGCGGAAGGCGAGGAGGAGGATGTCCGCCCCCCCGGCCCGCTGCGTCTGGCCATTGTGGGGCGGCCCAATGCGGGCAAATCCACGCTGCTCAACCGCCTGCTGGGTGAGGAGCGGATGATTACCGGCCCCGAGCCAGGGCTTACGCGCGATTCCATTGCCGTCATGCTCAGTGATGACGAAGGTCCGATCCAGCTTGTCGATACCGCCGGGCTGCGCCGCAAGGCCCGCATTGACGAGACGCTGGAGAAGATGTCCGTCTCCGCCTCGATCGAGGCACTGAAGATGGCGGAAGTCGTCATTCTGGTGCTGGACGCGACACTGGGCGTGCATGAGCAGGACCTGCAGATTGCCCGGCTGATCGAGCGCGAAGGCCGGTGCTGCGTGCTGGCGCTGAACAAATGGGATGCGGTGGAAGACAGGGCCGGGACACGTCAGGCCATCAAGGACCGTATCGAGATGTCGCTTGCCCAGATGCGCGGCATTCCGGTCGTGGCGTTCTCGGCCATGACCGGGGCAGGCATCAACAAGCTGCTGCCCACCGTACGGCGCGCGTATGAGGTCTGGAACCGCCGCGTTGCCACCGGTGCGCTCAACCGCTGGTTCGAGATGATGATCGAGCGTCATCCGCCGCCGCTGGTCGATGGCCGCAGGCTCAAGCTGCGTTACATCACGCAGGCCAAGTCCCGCCCGCCGACGTTTATCGTGTTCGGGACCCGCACCGACCAGTTGCCGGAGGATTACCAGCGCTATCTGGTCAATGGCCTGCGGGAGACTTTCGACCTGCCCGGTACGCCCATCCGGCTGCTGTTGCGGGCATCCAGCAACCCTTACGCGAAAAGCTGA
- a CDS encoding PQQ-like beta-propeller repeat protein produces the protein MKPALSRRHALLGAGAALLPALAACSSGPKKKPLLIGHRSDVLHTAAGLAVDSDETQAVTVPAPTAVSTWPQSGINADHRGIDIAWRGSMNHLWTHDIGAGNSEPELLFYVALGDSGRGVIQATPVVQNGRIFVADARGVIRAYRWPTMHKLWEYNPKPRKMMSSNLGGGISVDGDTLYVVDGIGQALALDVATGKLKWRVNIQTPGRSAPTISNGRLFFGTINEHLYCLDAENGNVLWTYAATSADTVIYGQPAPAVAEGVVLAGFGSGDLVALRAEGGEVVWADTLGSTNGQQALIDFSCVHGMPVIADGTAYAISTGSVLVAIDMRSGRRLWERGISGQNTPLVIGDWIFLLSMDEQLACLDRISGHVRWITQLRQYENSDKQKRGIVWNGPILAGGKLVCISSFKQNGVVIVDPAQGHIESLHTLPGEVTTAPIVVDNTLLLMDNKGYLLAYS, from the coding sequence ATGAAACCAGCCCTGAGCCGTCGCCACGCGCTCCTTGGCGCGGGGGCGGCGCTGCTGCCGGCCCTGGCTGCCTGTTCCAGTGGCCCGAAAAAGAAGCCGCTGCTGATCGGTCACCGTTCCGACGTGCTGCATACCGCCGCCGGTCTGGCGGTGGATTCAGATGAGACGCAGGCCGTGACCGTGCCTGCCCCGACGGCGGTCAGTACGTGGCCGCAGTCCGGCATCAATGCCGACCACAGGGGGATTGACATCGCCTGGCGTGGCAGCATGAACCACCTGTGGACACATGATATCGGTGCGGGCAATTCGGAGCCGGAACTCCTGTTCTACGTGGCGCTGGGCGATAGCGGGCGCGGTGTGATCCAGGCAACGCCGGTTGTGCAGAACGGCCGCATTTTCGTGGCGGATGCGCGTGGCGTGATCCGGGCCTATCGCTGGCCCACCATGCACAAGCTGTGGGAATACAACCCCAAGCCGCGCAAGATGATGTCAAGCAACCTTGGCGGTGGCATCAGCGTGGACGGGGATACGCTCTATGTCGTGGACGGGATCGGGCAGGCGCTGGCGCTTGACGTCGCGACCGGCAAGCTGAAGTGGCGCGTCAATATCCAGACCCCCGGCCGCTCCGCCCCGACCATTTCCAACGGTCGCCTGTTCTTCGGCACGATCAACGAGCATCTTTACTGCCTTGATGCCGAAAACGGGAACGTGCTGTGGACCTATGCCGCAACCAGCGCCGATACCGTGATATACGGCCAGCCCGCCCCGGCCGTGGCCGAGGGCGTGGTACTGGCGGGTTTCGGGTCGGGTGACCTGGTGGCCCTGCGTGCCGAAGGCGGCGAGGTGGTGTGGGCCGACACGCTGGGCAGCACCAACGGCCAGCAGGCGCTGATCGACTTTTCCTGCGTGCATGGCATGCCGGTCATTGCCGATGGCACGGCCTATGCCATAAGCACGGGGTCGGTCCTGGTCGCGATCGACATGCGCTCGGGCCGCAGGCTGTGGGAACGTGGCATTTCGGGCCAGAACACGCCCCTGGTGATCGGGGACTGGATATTCCTGCTTTCCATGGATGAACAGCTGGCCTGTCTTGACCGGATTTCGGGCCATGTGCGCTGGATCACGCAGTTGCGCCAGTACGAGAATTCCGACAAGCAGAAGCGTGGCATCGTATGGAACGGTCCCATTCTGGCGGGTGGCAAGCTGGTGTGCATTTCCAGCTTCAAGCAGAATGGCGTTGTCATTGTCGATCCGGCGCAGGGGCACATAGAATCGCTGCATACATTGCCGGGCGAGGTCACGACCGCGCCCATCGTGGTCGATAATACGCTGTTGCTCATGGATAATAAGGGCTATCTTCTGGCCTATAGCTAA
- a CDS encoding glycosyltransferase family 9 protein — MHILFITSTRLGDAILSTGLLDTLLHRYPQADFTIACGPVAAGLFAHMPRRVRTIEMVKRRYDMHWVALWRQCRGQKWDLCVDLRGSVTSYFLRVGRRHVMRGGRREGRRITHIGNLLGLDPAPMPVVWTSADERARAATMLPDGPRWVALGPTANWDGKIWPADRFAAVFSALRAADPAMRPVILYGPGAAERARAEGVLAQLPDALDTGGGLSVTQVAALLARCTLFIGNDSGLMHLAAATGIPTVGLFGRSKASEYAPAGPWARVVMAPGPVGNAPMEGLSVANVVTTARCLLADRDRRKR; from the coding sequence ATGCACATCCTGTTCATCACATCCACCCGGCTGGGGGATGCCATCCTGTCCACCGGGCTGCTCGATACGCTGCTGCACCGCTATCCGCAGGCCGATTTCACCATTGCCTGCGGGCCGGTGGCGGCAGGGCTGTTCGCGCACATGCCGCGCCGTGTGCGCACAATCGAAATGGTCAAGCGCCGGTATGACATGCACTGGGTGGCGCTGTGGCGGCAGTGCCGCGGGCAGAAATGGGACCTGTGCGTGGACCTGCGCGGCTCGGTCACAAGTTATTTCCTGCGCGTGGGCAGGCGCCATGTCATGCGCGGCGGGCGCAGGGAGGGGCGGCGCATTACCCATATCGGCAACCTGCTTGGCCTTGATCCCGCGCCGATGCCGGTGGTGTGGACCAGTGCGGACGAGCGTGCCCGCGCCGCCACCATGCTGCCCGATGGCCCGCGCTGGGTCGCCCTTGGCCCCACCGCCAACTGGGATGGCAAGATCTGGCCGGCAGATCGTTTTGCAGCCGTGTTCAGCGCCCTGCGCGCGGCGGACCCGGCCATGCGCCCCGTCATCCTGTACGGGCCGGGAGCGGCCGAGCGGGCGCGGGCGGAAGGTGTGCTGGCACAACTGCCCGATGCATTGGATACGGGGGGCGGCCTGAGTGTTACGCAGGTGGCCGCCCTGCTGGCGCGCTGCACTCTGTTCATTGGCAATGATTCCGGGCTTATGCACCTTGCGGCCGCCACGGGCATCCCGACCGTGGGGCTGTTCGGGCGCAGCAAGGCATCCGAATATGCCCCTGCAGGCCCGTGGGCGCGCGTGGTCATGGCGCCCGGCCCGGTGGGCAACGCGCCGATGGAGGGGCTGAGTGTCGCCAATGTCGTAACCACCGCGCGCTGCCTGCTGGCGGACCGGGACAGGCGGAAACGCTGA
- a CDS encoding folate-binding protein YgfZ, with the protein MARIAHLPDRAVLGISGTDRVSFLQGLVSNDMTAVAPGHAVWTAFLSAQGKWLADFFVFADPEGVRLLVDCDRAQADILRQRLSRYRLRAQVEIGETGYAVHAAWGDGFTPPAGYPTAPDPRLPQAGWRVLLGHPAPDVTADDVDYDRHRLALGLPDGVRDCESGKTLLLEANFDQLNGISWTKGCYMGQELTARTRYRGLVRRHLLPVMAGRELPPPGTPVMSGDATVGEMRSSRDSAGMAMIRNEHIHDTGLMAGGHALHVKVPEWFTLPDKA; encoded by the coding sequence ATGGCCAGAATTGCTCATCTTCCTGATCGCGCCGTACTCGGTATTTCGGGGACGGACCGTGTCTCCTTCCTCCAGGGGCTGGTGTCGAACGACATGACTGCCGTAGCCCCCGGCCATGCCGTATGGACGGCCTTCCTGTCCGCGCAGGGCAAGTGGCTGGCCGACTTCTTCGTCTTTGCCGACCCCGAGGGCGTGCGCCTGCTGGTGGACTGTGACCGCGCGCAGGCCGACATACTGCGCCAGCGCCTGTCGCGCTACCGCCTGCGCGCGCAGGTCGAGATCGGGGAGACGGGCTACGCCGTGCATGCCGCGTGGGGTGATGGTTTCACCCCGCCCGCTGGCTACCCCACGGCCCCCGACCCGCGCCTGCCGCAGGCGGGGTGGCGTGTGCTGCTGGGCCATCCAGCACCCGATGTTACGGCCGACGACGTGGATTATGACCGCCACCGCCTGGCCCTGGGCCTGCCCGATGGCGTGCGCGACTGTGAAAGTGGCAAGACCCTGCTGCTGGAAGCCAATTTCGACCAGCTGAATGGCATATCGTGGACCAAGGGCTGCTATATGGGGCAGGAACTGACCGCACGCACCCGCTATCGCGGGCTGGTGCGCCGCCACCTGCTGCCCGTCATGGCAGGACGTGAACTGCCGCCACCGGGCACACCCGTCATGTCGGGCGATGCAACCGTGGGGGAAATGCGCTCATCACGCGACAGCGCCGGCATGGCCATGATCCGTAACGAGCACATCCACGATACAGGCCTGATGGCAGGGGGACATGCGTTGCACGTAAAGGTGCCGGAATGGTTCACCCTGCCGGACAAGGCATGA
- the hisI gene encoding phosphoribosyl-AMP cyclohydrolase — MPYRPPDPTTRATILDRVRFNPDGLITAIAQQHDTGEVLMLAWMNRAALDETLRTGRVCYYSRSRQGLWRKGETSGQVQTLVDARLDCDRDAVLLLVDQKGVACHTGRRSCFYNALRPEGIVEITKPEVSAEALYGKA; from the coding sequence ATGCCCTATAGACCGCCCGACCCGACGACCCGCGCCACCATTCTGGACAGGGTCAGATTCAACCCCGATGGCCTGATCACGGCCATCGCCCAGCAGCACGACACGGGCGAAGTCCTGATGCTGGCCTGGATGAACCGCGCGGCACTGGACGAGACGCTGCGCACGGGCCGTGTGTGCTACTATTCCCGCAGCCGCCAGGGCCTGTGGCGCAAGGGCGAGACATCGGGGCAGGTGCAGACGCTGGTGGATGCCCGGCTGGACTGTGATCGTGATGCCGTGCTGCTGCTGGTGGACCAGAAGGGCGTTGCCTGCCACACGGGCCGACGCAGCTGCTTCTATAATGCCCTGCGGCCCGAAGGGATCGTGGAAATAACAAAACCCGAAGTTTCGGCGGAGGCCCTTTATGGCAAAGCCTGA
- the lpxB gene encoding lipid-A-disaccharide synthase, which produces MTVTSPYPSPAVPDISSATPTIWIMAGEASGDVLGSRLMTALRARCPGVKFAGIGGERMQGQGLRSLFPLRDLAVMGLMEVLPRLRHLSRRLDQAVADITAHRPDLVITIDSPGFTLRLLRRIAPLSIPRVHYVAPQVWAWREHRVREFPGLWERMLCLLPFEPEFFARHGLEARFVGHPVLQSGADTGSGEAFRARYGIAADAPVLVLMPGSRRSEAPRLLPVFGQMLTVVRRNVPDIVPVVPVSPVIADIVRAGVAKWPVRPIVVTDVHDKHDAFAAADAALTKSGTSTLELAMAGVPMAVTYRVNPLTAAIARRLIRVPYVAMVNLLCGHRLVPELLQERCTPALLAATVERLLRDPASRALQRAGFAHIRTLLRGPGADPASAAAAEIMDLLAESTVPSRSA; this is translated from the coding sequence ATGACCGTAACTTCCCCCTATCCATCGCCTGCCGTGCCGGATATTTCCTCTGCTACCCCGACCATATGGATCATGGCGGGCGAAGCCAGCGGCGATGTGCTGGGCAGTCGGCTCATGACGGCACTCCGTGCGCGCTGTCCCGGTGTGAAATTTGCCGGGATCGGGGGCGAGCGCATGCAGGGGCAGGGGCTGCGGTCGCTGTTTCCGCTGCGTGACCTTGCGGTCATGGGGCTGATGGAAGTGCTGCCACGCCTGCGTCACCTCTCACGCAGGCTGGACCAGGCGGTGGCGGATATCACGGCGCACAGGCCCGATCTGGTCATTACCATCGACAGCCCCGGTTTTACCCTGCGCCTGCTGCGGCGGATTGCACCACTTTCCATTCCACGCGTCCATTATGTCGCCCCGCAGGTGTGGGCATGGCGCGAACACCGGGTGCGCGAATTCCCCGGCCTGTGGGAGCGCATGCTGTGCCTGTTGCCGTTCGAGCCGGAATTCTTTGCGCGCCACGGGCTGGAAGCGCGCTTTGTCGGCCATCCCGTGCTTCAGTCCGGCGCGGATACGGGGTCGGGCGAAGCCTTCCGCGCGCGGTATGGCATCGCGGCCGATGCCCCGGTTCTGGTGCTCATGCCCGGCAGCCGCCGGTCCGAAGCACCGCGCCTGCTGCCGGTTTTCGGACAGATGCTGACCGTGGTGCGGCGGAACGTGCCGGATATCGTGCCCGTTGTGCCCGTCTCTCCCGTCATTGCCGATATCGTACGCGCGGGGGTGGCAAAATGGCCGGTCCGGCCCATTGTCGTGACGGATGTGCATGACAAACACGATGCCTTTGCCGCAGCCGATGCAGCCCTGACCAAATCAGGCACGTCCACGCTGGAACTGGCCATGGCAGGCGTGCCCATGGCGGTGACCTACCGTGTCAATCCGCTCACGGCGGCCATCGCGCGGCGGCTGATCCGCGTGCCATATGTGGCCATGGTCAACCTGCTGTGCGGGCACAGGCTGGTGCCCGAACTGCTGCAGGAACGCTGCACGCCCGCCCTGCTGGCCGCCACCGTGGAGCGCCTGCTGCGCGACCCCGCCAGCCGTGCCCTGCAGCGCGCGGGTTTTGCGCATATCCGCACGCTGCTGCGCGGCCCGGGTGCGGACCCGGCCAGTGCGGCTGCAGCCGAGATCATGGATCTTCTGGCGGAATCTACTGTCCCGTCCCGTTCGGCGTAG
- the pstS gene encoding phosphate ABC transporter substrate-binding protein PstS — MQSCGAERRAGRVASMWATRGIGAGLAVLLGGAGLPAHATEITGAGSSFGAPIYGAWGAAAARATDIRLNYQTIGSGAGQNQVKARTVDFGASDAPMNAAQLAQNGLLQFPTVMGAIVAVVNLPGVDAGHLRLTGELLARLYAGDITMWNDPAITAENPGVTLPAMPVAPVRRADGSGTTFVFTSYLARVSPRWAKEQGSGTSIEWPVGEGARGNDGIAAAVRNTEGSIGYLEYAYAAGNHMPIVELRNRHGEMVEAGPDSFSRAVSTARWAQDATHAADVLDGNGAGAWPIMAATYVLVPQDRAETAQGRAVRTFFDWSMRNGGEAALSLHYVPLPDDIRATIRGLLAH; from the coding sequence ATGCAGTCCTGCGGGGCTGAACGGCGCGCCGGTCGCGTCGCCAGCATGTGGGCAACCCGCGGCATCGGGGCCGGGCTGGCGGTGCTGCTGGGCGGGGCAGGCCTGCCCGCCCATGCCACCGAAATTACCGGCGCGGGGTCCAGTTTCGGCGCACCGATTTATGGCGCATGGGGGGCGGCTGCTGCGCGTGCGACCGACATCCGCCTGAATTACCAGACCATCGGTTCTGGCGCCGGGCAGAACCAGGTCAAGGCCCGCACGGTTGATTTTGGCGCATCCGACGCCCCCATGAACGCGGCCCAGCTTGCGCAGAACGGGCTGCTCCAGTTTCCCACCGTAATGGGTGCGATCGTGGCGGTGGTGAACCTGCCCGGTGTTGACGCAGGCCACCTGCGCCTGACGGGGGAACTGCTGGCACGGCTGTACGCCGGTGACATCACGATGTGGAACGACCCTGCCATCACGGCCGAAAATCCCGGCGTCACGCTGCCGGCCATGCCGGTTGCTCCCGTGCGGCGCGCGGATGGGTCTGGCACCACGTTCGTGTTCACCTCCTACCTTGCCCGTGTCTCGCCCCGCTGGGCGAAGGAGCAGGGCAGCGGCACCTCCATCGAATGGCCGGTAGGGGAAGGCGCGCGTGGCAATGACGGGATTGCCGCTGCCGTACGCAATACCGAAGGCAGTATCGGTTATCTTGAATATGCCTATGCCGCTGGCAATCACATGCCGATTGTCGAACTGCGCAACCGGCATGGAGAGATGGTCGAAGCCGGCCCGGACAGCTTCAGCCGCGCCGTGAGCACCGCGCGCTGGGCGCAGGATGCAACCCATGCCGCTGATGTGCTGGACGGGAATGGCGCGGGGGCATGGCCGATCATGGCCGCGACATACGTGCTGGTGCCGCAGGACCGGGCGGAGACGGCACAGGGCCGTGCCGTGCGTACCTTCTTTGACTGGAGCATGCGCAATGGGGGAGAGGCAGCGCTTTCCCTGCATTACGTGCCGCTGCCCGATGATATCCGTGCAACCATACGCGGCCTGCTTGCGCACTGA